The segment GTAACGTTTACCGAGGGCAATCGCCTCCGCGATCTGCTGCTCTACTTCCTCATCCTGACGATCTTTAATGCGTAGCTGAATAGTGCGCACACCAAAATCCAGCAGGCGGGCAATCCATTCTACGGTTTCCACCACCGGATAAAGCCCAAGCCGGGCATCGGTTGCGGGAAAAGGACCACGACTCATACATTTTCCTCGGTTTTAAGCGCATCGGCACGGTGATACAGTTCACCGCCGCGAGTGCGGAATTCATCAGACATCTGCGCCATACCGATCTCAATCGGCACGGCCTGAGCTTGCTGGCGCGCGGCGTATTCGCGTACTTCCTGGGTGATCTTCATCGAACAGAACTTTGGGCCGCACATTGAGCAGAAGTGCGCCACCTTACCGGATTCCTGCGGCAGGGTTTCATCATGATAGGCGCGGGCTGTATGCGGATCGAGGGCAAGGTTGAACTGATCTTCCCAGCGAAACTCGAAGCGCGCCTTCGACATCGCATTATCACGGATCTGCGCACCCGGATGGCCTTTGGCGAGATCGGCAGCGTGCGCAGCAATTTTATAGGTAATCAGACCCTGTTTAACATCTTCTTTGTTGGGTAAGCCAAGGTGCTCTTTCGGCGTTACATAGCACAGCATCGCGCAGCCAAACCAGCCGATCATTGCGGCCCCAATTCCCGACGTAAAGTGGTCGTAGCCTGGCGCGATATCGGTGGTCAGCGGGCCGAGCGTATAAAACGGTGCTTCATGGCAGTGCTCCAGCTGCTCGGTCATATTACGGCGGATCATCTGCATTGGTACGTGGCCCGGCCCCTCAATCATCACCTGCACATCGTACTCCCAGGCAATTTTGGTCAGTTCTCCCAGCGTATGCAGCTCGGAAAACTGTGCTTCGTCATTGGCATCCTGAATCGATCCCGGGCGCAGGCCGTCACCCAGTGAGAGGGATACGTCATAGGCGGCGCAAATTTCACAGATTTCCCGGAAATGCAGGTAGAGGAAGCTCTCTTTATGGTGCGACAGGCACCATTTGGCCATGATCGATCCCCCACGTGAAACAATCCCGGTCAATCGTTTTGCCGTCATTGGCACGTACCGCAACAGCACACCGGCGTGAATGGTGAAATAGTCAACGCCCTGTTCGGCCTGCTCCAGTAGCGTATCGCGGAAAATTTCCCAGTTAAGATCTTCCGCCACCCCGTTGACCTTCTCCAGCGCCTGGTAGATCGGTACGGTGCCGATCGGGACCGGGCTGTTGCGCAGGATCCATTCGCGTGTTTCATGGATATAGCGACCGGTGGAAAGATCCATCACCGTATCCGCGCCCCAGCGTGCTGACCACACCAGCTTTTCAACCTCCTCCTCAATCGAAGAACTGACAGCGGAGTTGCCGATATTGGCGTTGATTTTCACCAGGAAGTTACGCCCAATGATCATCGGTTCGGATTCCGGATGGTTAATATTAGCCGGAATGATCGCCCGCCCGGCGGCGACTTCCTGGCGCACAAACTCCGCGCTGATATTTTCCGGCAGGCTGGCACCAAAACCGTTGCCCGGATGCTGTTGCAGCAGGATTTCACCCCGGATGCGTTCGCGGCCCATATTCTCGCGGATGGCGATATATTCCATTTCCGGGGTGATCACGCCAAGGCGTGCGTAATGCATCTGGGTGACACAGCGGCCAGCCAGTGCGCGGCGCGGGCGCGGGAGATTGTCGAAGCGCAGATGATCCAGTCCTTCATCGGCCAGTCGCTGCTGGGTATAGACCGAGCTGAGTTCGGTCATTTCTTCCGTATCGGCGCGCTGATTAATCCAGGCGCTGCGCAGTTTTTCAATGCCGCGATGCACGTCGATAGTGGCGGCCGGATCGCCGTAGGGGCCAGCCGTGTCATACACCGGGACCGGTTCATTCTCTTCCAGCGTTGGGTCATCTTTACTGCCCCCAACGACGGTGGGACTGAGCTGAATTTCACGCATCGGAACGCGGATATCGTCCCGGGATCCGGTCAGATAAATACGTTTTGAATTGGGGAATGCCGTACCCTGCAGGGAATCAATAAACTGCTGAGCTTCAGCGCGCTGTTCGCGGCGGTTTGTTTTTTTCTCAACGAGAAGTTTTTCAACGGTAGACATAGCAAATTCCTGAATTATTAGGGAAAGTTGCTTGCCTGGAGGCGGGAGTAATTTGAACGATGTGAAACATTTTATTTCGCATCATCACAGACGATTTTACTCTTGTTCCCTTCGCAGGTGTTAACCTGAACAGGTTCCGCGGATCCCGAATTAACGGTCTCAGCCCCGTGGGGCACTCCGACAAGAAATGCTGCCCGATATTCTGGCCTGAACGCCAGAAAATCAGTTTTCAGTCAAAGCAAAATGTTTTTTGCTCAAACTAAATAGCCCCTTCAGCATAAAGGGGCTATTTGGAAACTACAAGCAATTCACAATCTGATAACGCATCAGGCGGAAGGGGCAAGGGGCGCCTCATCTTCAGTCCTCTGATTTTCAGCCACTTTTTCTAAAGCCAGCTTGATGAATTTATCTTCCAGCACAAAGCGTTCAGCCAGTACCTCGCCAACCAGCGAAAGCGTTCTCTGGAAATCGACGGAGTTATCCGTTTCAATAGCCTTTTCCAGATACGTATCGTAAATATGCATAATGTGGTCGGTATTGGCGCGTAAAGAGGGATAAATCAACGCCGCCTGCGCCAGCTGTTGGGTGCCTTCAAGCTCTTTGATAAAACGTTCATAGGCGGTGAAGTGACCGGTTGAGAGATAATCCACCAGGCTCTGACAGAAATTATCCAGCGCATTTTCATCGAGCGCCGCCTGCGATTCCTTGTTAGGCTTTAAACCGGCCATTTGGTAATAGGCAATCAGCAGCTGCTTGCGGGAGAGCAAACAGAAATCGACCAGTTCACTGCAGCCGCCAACGCGTGCGGCCAGATTTTCTAACTGGTTAAGCATGTTCATCTCCGTGAGTATTATTTTTAATGCCTGACCTCAAACCAGTCTTTGAGCTGAGGATGATAAGCAAGTTATGGAACGTCAAATATCAAGCGTAGACACTGGCTGGTGGGTTGTCAGCCACGAACATAAAATTTGGTTACCAAAAGGCGAAATTCCGCGAGGATCTGCCGAATCGCTCGGACTGACGGGATCAAAAGGATCGCCCATCGGTGAATGGCAGGGGGAAACGGTCTGGTTGATCTGTCAAAGCCGGGCACAGGAAATCGGATCGCTGCGCCAGCTGCTTGGTCAGGAAACCGGGTTGTTTCAGCTGGTCGGTCGGGGTATCCAGCTGGCGGAGTTTTACCGCTCACATCGCTGGTGTGGTTACTGTGGGCATGAGATGCATCACAGTAAAACCGAATGGGCATGCCTGTGCAGCCACTGCCGCCAGCGCTACTATCCGCAAATCGCTCCCTGTATCATTGTCGCCATCCGCCGCGGGGATGAGATTTTGCTGGCGCAGCACACCCGCCACCGTAACGGTATCTATACCGTGCTGGCTGGTTTTGCTGAAGTCGGTGAAACCCTTGAGCAGACCGTTGCGCGTGAAGTCATGGAAGAAGCGTCTATTAAGGTGAAAAACCTGCGTTACGTTTCCTCACAGCCGTGGCCGTTCCCGCAGTCGCTGATGATGGCCTTTATGGCCGACTATGATTCGGGGGAAATTAACATCGACCCCAAAGAGCTGCTGGATGCGGGCTGGTATCGCTACGATGCCTTACCGCTGCTGCCGCCTGCAGGCACTATTGCCCGGCGTTTAATTGAAGATACCGTCGCGCTGTGCCGTGCAGAGTCAGAATAAAGTTTGCGGATGATTGGCGATCAATAGTCTGGTTTCGTGTTTACCCTGGCCCGCTGCTGTGTGAGGCCAGGGTGTTTAATTCAGTACAGATATAATGACCTTTAGGTTTATCTCCCCGTTAAATTCTAATATGATTCACATCGTGGAAGATTTTAAGCACGCAACATGGAATAGTTTTCAATTACCTCCGCCTGTCGCTTTTAATTCATGACACCAGAGATGGCTTTTTTTAAGCTTAAAGTGCCATTTCCTGATATATATTATTAAATCCTTTGAACGCAACGTGACTTATTCCTGTGCAGGCGTTGACTGTTCGGCGGGTAAAAATCCATCAGGGTGATCCATATGTAGGTTGGACGTCGGTATGTTTGAAACTAAAACACAATATTATCTTTGGGGGATCTGGGTTCTCTGGATCGGCAGTATTATTGCTTTTTTGCTGTCGCACAGGCTATCAATGCTAATTTTCCTTAGCGGTATGGGATGCCTCATCCTGTTTCGTCTGTCGTCATATCTACGCGTTCACAGAGTGGTTATAAATATGTTTAATTTCAGTAAGAAAGAAGAAGTTCAGGCATCGGAAAAGTTGGCTTCGCCGGCCAGTGCAGCGTGTGAAAATATTAACATTGATCCCTTTGCTGAAAGTAACAATATAAAGGAAACAACTATTTCACCGGGAACAATGCTGCGGGGTGAAATAACTAATGAAAATAACATTACTATCAGTGGCGAAGTGGAAGGGGATATAACCAGTAAAAAAATCACGCAGATCGGTAAAGAAGGTCGTGTGGTTGGCAAAGTTACTTCGTTCAAACTGATCGTAAACGGTCTGCTGAAAGGATGCTGCTACGCTAAAACTGTAGTGATAATGTCGCGAGGAAGAATAGAAGGCGATGTTTATGCTAGTGAGTTCTCAATTGAGAAAGGCGGCGTATTTATTGGTAATTCCCACTGGGTTGAAGAAACCTCTGAAATAAAGGATAAAAAAGGAAAGGTTTCAAACGGCTCGTCCGGTGAACGTACGCCTTCGCTGGTTCCTGTTGACGGCGGTGCCGTGAAAAATAATCAGCTACAGGCGAAGAAATAAGAGGCGAGGTGCTGTTTCAGGCTGAATGCGCCACCGTGTCGTTATGGCCGCGATGGGTACGGGCAGGGAGGGTGTGCCCTCTCTTCAATTTATTGAGCCACCGGGCACCGTCAATCAGGATAAATGATACACTACCGACTTGTTTGGAGTAGAGAGCCCTGCGATGAGTGAATTGAAGAACGACCGTTATTTGCGCGCCCTGCTGCGCCAGCCTGTTGATGTCACCCCCGTATGGATGATGCGCCAGGCCGGACGCTATTTGCCGGAATACAAAGCCACACGTGCCGTAGCCGGTGACTTTATGTCGCTGTGCAAAAATGCCGAGTTGGCCTGTGAAGTAACGCTGCAGCCGCTGCGGCGCTATGCGCTGGATGCGGCCATCCTGTTCTCCGACATCCTGACGATCCCCGATGCGATGGGACTGGGCCTCTATTTTGAAGCGGGAGAAGGTCCGCGCTTTTCGCACCCGGTGACCTGCCGCGCTGACGTTGAAAAGTTACCGATTCCCGATCCCGAGCAGGAACTGGGCTACGTCATGAACGCCGTGCGGACCATCCGCAAAAACTTAAACGGTGAAGTGCCGCTGATCGGTTTCTCCGGTAGTCCGTGGACGCTGGCGACCTATATGGTGGAGGGCGGCAGCAGTAAAGCCTTCACCAAACTGAAAAAAATGATGTATGCCGAGCCGCAGACGCTACATCTAATGCTCGACAAGCTTGCTGACAGCGTGACTCTTTATCTTAACGCTCAGATTCGCGCCGGCGCGCAGTCGGTGATGATCTTCGACACCTGGGGTGGCGTACTGACGGGCCGCGACTATCGTGAGTTCTCGCTCTATTACATGCATAAGATCGTTGATGGCTTGCTGCATGAGAACGACGGTCGCCGGGTTCCGGTGACGCTGTTTACCAAAGGGGGAGGACAGTGGCTGGAAGAGATGGCCGCCACTGGCTGTGATGCCCTGGGTCTCGACTGGACGACCGATATTGCTGATGCCCGTCGTCGCGTGGGTGACAAAGTGGCGCTGCAGGGAAATATGGATCCCTCCATGCTTTACGCATCTCCTGCGCGTATTGAGCAGGAAGTCGCGGGTATCCTTGAAGGCTATGGCCAGGGTTCAGGGCACGTCTTCAATCTTGGCCACGGAATTCATCAGGACGTACCGCCAGAACATGCAGGCGCGTTTGTGGAGGCGGTGCACAAGCTTTCGCGCCCTTATCACCAGGAGTAAAATATGGATATCGCCGCACTGCGTGAAGAGCAGCGTACCCGCGCTGCTGAAGTCGTTCTTCAGGATGATTTTGACGTCATGCCTCCCCGGCTGATTGGCGGCGCGGATGTCGGCTTTGAGCAGGGCGGGGAGGTAACGCGTGCCGCCCTGGTGATACTCGAATACCCCTCACTCAGGCTGATTGAGCATCAGGTGGCGCGTATCGCCACCACCATGCCCTATATCCCCGGCTTTCTTTCCTTCCGTGAAACCCCGGCGCTGCAGGCCGCCTGGCAGCAGCTCAGCCACCGGCCCGATCTTCTGCTGGTGGATGGGCACGGTATCGCCCACCCGAGACGGCTTGGCGTGGCGAGTCATTTTGGTCTGCTGGTGGATGTGCCGACGATTGGCGTGGCGAAAAAGCGCCTGTGCGGGGCATTTACGCCGCCGGACGCAGAACCCGGCAGCCATCAGCCGCTGATGGATAAAGACCAGCAGCTTGGCTGGGTGCTGCGCAGTAAAGCGCGCTGTAATCCACTGTTTATTTCCACCGGGCACCGTGTCAGCCAGGCTACCGCTCTGCAATGGGTGGAAAACTGTTTGTGCGGCTATCGTTTGCCGGAACCCACGCGGTGGGCGGATGCGGTTGCATCCCGACGCCGGGCTTTTA is part of the Erwinia sp. SLM-02 genome and harbors:
- the thiC gene encoding phosphomethylpyrimidine synthase ThiC, which produces MSTVEKLLVEKKTNRREQRAEAQQFIDSLQGTAFPNSKRIYLTGSRDDIRVPMREIQLSPTVVGGSKDDPTLEENEPVPVYDTAGPYGDPAATIDVHRGIEKLRSAWINQRADTEEMTELSSVYTQQRLADEGLDHLRFDNLPRPRRALAGRCVTQMHYARLGVITPEMEYIAIRENMGRERIRGEILLQQHPGNGFGASLPENISAEFVRQEVAAGRAIIPANINHPESEPMIIGRNFLVKINANIGNSAVSSSIEEEVEKLVWSARWGADTVMDLSTGRYIHETREWILRNSPVPIGTVPIYQALEKVNGVAEDLNWEIFRDTLLEQAEQGVDYFTIHAGVLLRYVPMTAKRLTGIVSRGGSIMAKWCLSHHKESFLYLHFREICEICAAYDVSLSLGDGLRPGSIQDANDEAQFSELHTLGELTKIAWEYDVQVMIEGPGHVPMQMIRRNMTEQLEHCHEAPFYTLGPLTTDIAPGYDHFTSGIGAAMIGWFGCAMLCYVTPKEHLGLPNKEDVKQGLITYKIAAHAADLAKGHPGAQIRDNAMSKARFEFRWEDQFNLALDPHTARAYHDETLPQESGKVAHFCSMCGPKFCSMKITQEVREYAARQQAQAVPIEIGMAQMSDEFRTRGGELYHRADALKTEENV
- the rsd gene encoding sigma D regulator, translated to MLNQLENLAARVGGCSELVDFCLLSRKQLLIAYYQMAGLKPNKESQAALDENALDNFCQSLVDYLSTGHFTAYERFIKELEGTQQLAQAALIYPSLRANTDHIMHIYDTYLEKAIETDNSVDFQRTLSLVGEVLAERFVLEDKFIKLALEKVAENQRTEDEAPLAPSA
- the nudC gene encoding NAD(+) diphosphatase, whose translation is MERQISSVDTGWWVVSHEHKIWLPKGEIPRGSAESLGLTGSKGSPIGEWQGETVWLICQSRAQEIGSLRQLLGQETGLFQLVGRGIQLAEFYRSHRWCGYCGHEMHHSKTEWACLCSHCRQRYYPQIAPCIIVAIRRGDEILLAQHTRHRNGIYTVLAGFAEVGETLEQTVAREVMEEASIKVKNLRYVSSQPWPFPQSLMMAFMADYDSGEINIDPKELLDAGWYRYDALPLLPPAGTIARRLIEDTVALCRAESE
- a CDS encoding bactofilin family protein; this encodes MFETKTQYYLWGIWVLWIGSIIAFLLSHRLSMLIFLSGMGCLILFRLSSYLRVHRVVINMFNFSKKEEVQASEKLASPASAACENINIDPFAESNNIKETTISPGTMLRGEITNENNITISGEVEGDITSKKITQIGKEGRVVGKVTSFKLIVNGLLKGCCYAKTVVIMSRGRIEGDVYASEFSIEKGGVFIGNSHWVEETSEIKDKKGKVSNGSSGERTPSLVPVDGGAVKNNQLQAKK
- the hemE gene encoding uroporphyrinogen decarboxylase, with protein sequence MSELKNDRYLRALLRQPVDVTPVWMMRQAGRYLPEYKATRAVAGDFMSLCKNAELACEVTLQPLRRYALDAAILFSDILTIPDAMGLGLYFEAGEGPRFSHPVTCRADVEKLPIPDPEQELGYVMNAVRTIRKNLNGEVPLIGFSGSPWTLATYMVEGGSSKAFTKLKKMMYAEPQTLHLMLDKLADSVTLYLNAQIRAGAQSVMIFDTWGGVLTGRDYREFSLYYMHKIVDGLLHENDGRRVPVTLFTKGGGQWLEEMAATGCDALGLDWTTDIADARRRVGDKVALQGNMDPSMLYASPARIEQEVAGILEGYGQGSGHVFNLGHGIHQDVPPEHAGAFVEAVHKLSRPYHQE
- the nfi gene encoding deoxyribonuclease V (cleaves DNA at apurinic or apyrimidinic sites) translates to MDIAALREEQRTRAAEVVLQDDFDVMPPRLIGGADVGFEQGGEVTRAALVILEYPSLRLIEHQVARIATTMPYIPGFLSFRETPALQAAWQQLSHRPDLLLVDGHGIAHPRRLGVASHFGLLVDVPTIGVAKKRLCGAFTPPDAEPGSHQPLMDKDQQLGWVLRSKARCNPLFISTGHRVSQATALQWVENCLCGYRLPEPTRWADAVASRRRAFTSLLQG